One genomic region from Conexibacter woesei Iso977N encodes:
- a CDS encoding oligosaccharide flippase family protein, whose translation MSDVPGPQLADIEAAEVDILDSGEAGGKAIRGGLIRTLGHVGAMAMSLVSVPFMIRHLGDVDYGYYMTVSSIIFIIGGMTEAGLNQLGIKRYSAMDAAERPAFLRVLVGLRLTLTITGVALATAFSAATGQPGVVVAGTAIMGLGLLLQLTQNAYAVALSSQLKLGWVAGLEFIGQFTLSATTLLLIAVGASLIPFFWAAVVSAGALLIVTVTVLRSQTEIRPSVDIEQWKSILREVLPFALAAAVGLIYFRLAIIMMSYLATDQETGIYSAAQRIVETVGVIPWLVVSAGFPILARAARDDADRLKYALQRLFDVSVLLGGGVVVAGVAGAQFAIKVVAGVGFEESVGVLQILICSMLATFLVATWSSALLSLSAYRKILWSNLVALATTAILCVTLIPGMGPEGAAIATVSAETALAVCYVIALGRTDRALLPGLHTLLRLAPGAALAAVVGLLLHAPSLVESLLCGAIYVAGAWLCGAVPPELVAALLRRAPEPAPDVNG comes from the coding sequence ATGAGCGACGTCCCCGGCCCGCAGCTGGCCGACATCGAGGCCGCCGAGGTCGACATCCTCGACTCCGGCGAGGCCGGCGGGAAGGCGATCCGCGGCGGGCTGATCCGCACGCTCGGCCACGTCGGCGCGATGGCGATGTCGCTCGTGTCGGTGCCGTTCATGATCCGCCACCTCGGCGACGTCGACTACGGCTACTACATGACGGTCTCGTCGATCATCTTCATCATCGGCGGGATGACCGAGGCCGGGCTCAACCAGCTCGGCATCAAGCGCTACTCGGCGATGGACGCGGCGGAGCGGCCCGCGTTCCTGCGCGTCCTCGTCGGCCTGCGGCTGACGCTGACGATCACCGGCGTCGCGCTGGCGACCGCGTTCTCGGCGGCGACCGGCCAGCCCGGCGTGGTGGTGGCGGGCACGGCGATCATGGGCCTCGGGTTGTTGTTGCAGTTGACCCAGAACGCCTACGCGGTCGCGCTGTCCTCGCAGCTCAAGCTCGGCTGGGTCGCGGGCCTGGAGTTCATCGGGCAGTTCACGCTGTCGGCGACGACGTTGCTGCTGATCGCGGTCGGCGCGTCGCTGATCCCGTTCTTCTGGGCCGCGGTCGTCTCGGCGGGCGCGCTGCTGATCGTGACCGTGACCGTGCTGCGCAGCCAGACGGAGATCCGGCCGTCGGTCGACATCGAGCAGTGGAAGTCGATCCTGCGCGAGGTGCTGCCGTTCGCGCTGGCCGCCGCGGTCGGATTGATCTACTTCCGCCTCGCGATCATCATGATGTCCTACCTGGCGACCGACCAGGAGACGGGCATCTACTCGGCCGCCCAGCGGATCGTCGAGACCGTCGGCGTGATCCCGTGGCTGGTCGTCTCGGCCGGCTTCCCGATCCTGGCGCGCGCGGCGCGCGACGACGCCGACCGGCTGAAGTACGCGCTGCAGAGGCTGTTCGACGTGTCGGTGCTGCTCGGCGGCGGCGTGGTCGTCGCGGGCGTGGCGGGCGCGCAGTTCGCGATCAAGGTCGTGGCGGGCGTCGGGTTCGAGGAGTCGGTCGGCGTCCTGCAGATCCTGATCTGCTCGATGCTGGCGACGTTCCTGGTCGCGACGTGGTCCTCGGCGCTGCTGTCGCTGAGCGCTTACCGCAAGATCCTGTGGTCGAACCTCGTGGCGCTGGCCACGACGGCGATCCTCTGCGTCACGCTGATCCCGGGCATGGGCCCCGAGGGCGCGGCGATCGCGACCGTCTCGGCCGAGACCGCGCTGGCGGTCTGCTACGTGATCGCGCTCGGGCGCACCGACCGCGCGCTGCTGCCCGGCCTGCACACGCTGCTGCGGCTGGCGCCGGGCGCGGCGCTGGCGGCCGTGGTCGGCCTGCTGCTGCACGCGCCGTCGCTGGTCGAGTCGCTGCTGTGCGGCGCGATCTACGTCGCGGGCGCGTGGCTCTGCGGCGCCGTGCCGCCCGAGCTCGTCGCCGCGCTGCTGAGGCGCGCGCCAGAGCCCGCGCCGGACGTCAACGGCTAG
- a CDS encoding glycosyltransferase family 4 protein, with the protein MSLRAGLARRLRGAEPPLEAPRVPFMLEALRDGAAPLAARAAAEGGALRVALVIPQFRRGSGGHKTIADLVRGLEDRGHRLELLLIDEEGRHAGQADDAALRALFIDFFGPVGADVRRLRDPGAFGGADVVVATGWQTVPAVLRMPGAGARAYLVQDHEPEFYATSIEREWAAWTYRQGLHAICASPWLAELVTDMYGSTASSFDLGVDHDTYRNANAARSGNTILLYARPTTPRRAVPLALLALEELHRRRPSVDIALFGESRPIATPFPHRDLGVLTPPQLAQQYATATLGIVLSLTNPSLVPTEMLACGLPVVDLDVPSMRTTFAVLDALELAPPDPLALATAIDHLLDDPGLRAHRTATGLALTAQRTWPNAAAQVESGLRAALQTS; encoded by the coding sequence ATGAGCCTGCGCGCGGGGCTCGCGCGGCGGCTGCGCGGCGCGGAGCCGCCGCTGGAGGCACCGCGGGTGCCGTTCATGTTGGAGGCGTTGCGCGACGGTGCGGCGCCCCTCGCCGCGCGGGCCGCGGCGGAGGGCGGCGCGCTGCGCGTCGCGCTCGTCATCCCGCAGTTCCGGCGCGGCTCGGGCGGGCACAAGACGATCGCCGACCTCGTGCGCGGGCTGGAGGATCGCGGCCATCGCCTCGAGCTGCTCCTGATCGACGAGGAGGGCCGCCACGCCGGGCAGGCCGACGACGCGGCGCTGCGCGCGTTGTTCATCGACTTCTTCGGCCCGGTCGGTGCGGACGTCCGGCGCCTGCGCGACCCGGGCGCGTTCGGCGGCGCCGACGTCGTGGTGGCGACCGGCTGGCAGACGGTCCCGGCGGTCCTGCGGATGCCGGGCGCGGGCGCGCGCGCCTACCTCGTCCAGGACCACGAGCCGGAGTTCTACGCGACCTCGATCGAGCGCGAGTGGGCGGCGTGGACCTACCGCCAGGGCCTGCACGCGATCTGCGCCTCGCCGTGGCTGGCGGAGCTGGTGACCGACATGTACGGGTCGACGGCATCCTCGTTCGACCTCGGCGTCGACCACGACACCTACAGGAACGCCAACGCCGCGCGCAGCGGCAACACCATCTTGCTCTACGCGCGCCCGACGACGCCCCGCCGCGCGGTCCCGCTCGCGCTGCTGGCGCTGGAGGAGCTCCACCGCCGCCGCCCGTCGGTCGACATCGCCCTCTTCGGCGAGTCGCGCCCGATCGCCACGCCCTTCCCCCACCGCGACCTCGGCGTGCTGACCCCGCCGCAGCTCGCGCAGCAGTACGCGACCGCGACGCTCGGCATCGTCCTGTCGCTCACCAACCCGTCGCTCGTCCCGACCGAGATGCTCGCCTGCGGCCTGCCCGTCGTCGACCTCGACGTCCCCTCGATGCGCACGACCTTCGCCGTCCTCGACGCCCTCGAGCTCGCACCCCCCGACCCGCTGGCCCTGGCCACCGCGATCGACCACCTCCTCGACGATCCCGGCCTCCGCGCCCACCGCACCGCCACCGGCCTCGCCCTCACCGCCCAGCGCACCTGGCCCAACGCCGCCGCCCAGGTCGAGTCCGGCCTGCGCGCCGCGCTGCAGACGAGCTAG
- a CDS encoding glycosyltransferase, with the protein MSRPSVVLLRGHNANVWDLRPLEALQDEFDLRVLVTGSNLHDLTGLGLPQVSAPAPRDRLPVPQRAAGAAAYALGERYSGLEQLLAGADVVHSAEIHSWFSAQAAGLKSKLGFKLVLTAWETLPFLGTYRWPRERRYRRAVVPQVDRVLAATQRTADTLALEGVDPARVAVSPPGIALERFTAPNDHAAGAVGTPHTVLSAGRLVWEKGHQDVLRAVAALRRGIVGPVRDDVRALIVGDGPERSKLEAYAAELGLTDAGAVEFRATVPYDEIPAIYWASSALVLGSLVTKAWEEQFGMVLVEALAAGLPVIATDTGAIPEVTDGHATLVPPGDWRGIAAALLAGPLAQAPATRATPPAALLERVSAPAAAARTREAYNMVLGR; encoded by the coding sequence GTGTCGCGACCTTCCGTGGTGCTCCTGCGCGGGCACAACGCCAACGTCTGGGACCTGCGCCCGCTGGAGGCGCTGCAGGACGAGTTCGACCTCCGCGTCCTGGTCACCGGCTCCAACCTCCACGACCTGACCGGCCTGGGCCTGCCGCAGGTCAGCGCGCCCGCGCCGCGCGACCGGCTGCCGGTCCCGCAGCGTGCCGCGGGCGCCGCCGCCTACGCGCTCGGCGAGCGCTACTCGGGCCTGGAGCAGCTGCTGGCGGGCGCCGACGTCGTCCACAGCGCGGAGATCCACTCGTGGTTCTCGGCCCAGGCCGCGGGACTGAAGAGCAAGTTGGGGTTCAAGCTCGTCCTGACCGCGTGGGAGACGCTGCCCTTCCTCGGCACGTACCGCTGGCCGCGCGAGCGCCGCTACCGCCGCGCGGTCGTCCCGCAGGTCGACCGCGTCCTGGCCGCGACGCAGCGCACGGCCGACACGCTCGCGCTGGAGGGCGTCGACCCCGCGCGCGTCGCGGTCTCGCCGCCGGGCATCGCGCTGGAGCGGTTCACGGCGCCGAACGATCATGCTGCCGGAGCGGTCGGCACGCCGCACACCGTGCTGTCGGCCGGGCGGCTCGTGTGGGAGAAGGGCCACCAGGACGTCCTGCGCGCGGTCGCCGCGCTGCGCCGTGGGATCGTCGGCCCCGTCCGCGACGACGTGCGCGCGCTGATCGTCGGCGACGGGCCGGAGCGGAGCAAGTTGGAGGCCTACGCCGCCGAGCTGGGCCTGACCGACGCGGGCGCCGTCGAGTTCCGGGCGACCGTCCCCTACGACGAGATCCCCGCGATCTACTGGGCGTCCTCGGCGCTGGTCCTCGGCTCGCTGGTCACGAAGGCGTGGGAGGAGCAGTTCGGGATGGTGCTCGTCGAGGCGCTGGCCGCCGGCCTGCCGGTGATCGCGACCGACACCGGCGCGATCCCGGAGGTCACCGACGGCCACGCGACGCTCGTGCCGCCGGGCGACTGGCGCGGGATCGCCGCGGCGCTGCTCGCGGGCCCGCTGGCGCAGGCGCCCGCGACCCGCGCGACACCGCCCGCCGCGCTGCTGGAGCGCGTGTCCGCGCCCGCCGCCGCGGCCCGGACGCGCGAGGCCTACAACATGGTCCTGGGCCGATGA
- a CDS encoding glycosyltransferase translates to MSAPTARSISVVVPVKDGAELLEELLAAVVPQVDEVLVIDSGSTDGSLEIARAAAGVRVMEIDPATFGHGRTRNLGAESVSGDVIAFITQDATPLPGWADALLAGFALADDVGAVYGPHRARPDTSPMIARELDQYFATKASPDGGPSLQREGDDAFLSNVNAAYRRDCWAALRFPDVPYSEDQHFAQAMLAAGWAKAYNPDAAVLHAHDYPPVAFARRYFDEYRGLRASVGHVEPLNINSARDVRALVAADRAWMREHGYGGAGLARWTARSAVHQTSRKVFGALGSRAEKLPAPVQKRISLEGTAVAATAPDPVEDAAALAPPPITGKVIKKAWRDMVFSAVLEYQRRGGPAPLLEPLTGQDVDVPLHVACVIPPFSRGSGGHTTIFNLMSRLERMGHTVTYWIDDPVGLMDASRGARVRRDIQDWFAPIEGPVFKGFGEWYGADVALATGWQTAHPVALLQDVRARAYLINDHEPEFYATSVEEKWAQETYTMGMHHICASPWLADIMRDTYGGTASLFDLSVDTDVYHPTGFARQPDTIVLYGRASTARRAVPLAIMAIAELKRRRPDVRVLSFGDTREIDMPFEYEHLGVLSPAQLAQLYNEGTVGVVLSLTNYSLIPQEMLACGMPCVDLAGVSAESVFGADGPVALAPLDAIKMADVVEHLLHDEDEWKRRSAAGLAFVEGRTWDHAARQTEAGLREALRLRRA, encoded by the coding sequence GTGAGCGCGCCTACGGCGCGTTCGATCTCCGTCGTCGTCCCGGTCAAGGACGGCGCGGAGCTCCTGGAGGAGCTGCTGGCCGCCGTCGTCCCGCAGGTCGACGAGGTGCTGGTCATCGACTCGGGCTCGACCGACGGGTCGCTGGAGATCGCGCGCGCCGCGGCCGGCGTCCGGGTCATGGAGATCGACCCGGCGACGTTCGGCCACGGCCGCACGCGCAACCTCGGCGCCGAGTCGGTGAGCGGCGACGTCATCGCCTTCATCACGCAGGACGCGACGCCGCTGCCCGGCTGGGCCGACGCGCTGCTGGCCGGCTTCGCGCTCGCCGACGACGTCGGCGCGGTCTACGGCCCGCACCGCGCGCGCCCCGACACGTCGCCGATGATCGCGCGCGAGCTGGACCAGTACTTCGCGACCAAGGCGTCGCCGGACGGCGGGCCGTCACTGCAGCGCGAGGGCGACGACGCGTTCCTCTCGAACGTCAACGCCGCCTACCGCCGCGACTGCTGGGCGGCGCTGCGCTTCCCGGACGTCCCGTACTCCGAGGACCAGCACTTCGCGCAGGCGATGCTCGCCGCGGGCTGGGCCAAGGCCTACAACCCGGACGCCGCGGTCCTGCACGCGCACGACTACCCGCCGGTCGCGTTCGCGCGCCGCTACTTCGACGAGTACCGCGGGCTGCGCGCGTCGGTCGGGCACGTCGAGCCGTTGAACATCAACTCGGCGCGCGACGTGCGCGCGCTGGTCGCCGCCGACCGCGCCTGGATGCGCGAGCACGGCTACGGCGGCGCGGGGCTGGCGCGCTGGACCGCGCGGTCGGCCGTGCACCAGACGTCGCGCAAGGTCTTCGGCGCGCTCGGGTCGCGGGCCGAGAAGCTGCCGGCGCCGGTGCAGAAGAGGATCTCGCTGGAGGGCACGGCGGTCGCCGCGACCGCGCCCGACCCGGTCGAGGACGCCGCCGCGCTGGCGCCGCCGCCGATCACCGGCAAGGTCATCAAGAAGGCCTGGCGCGACATGGTGTTCTCGGCGGTCCTGGAGTACCAGCGCCGCGGCGGGCCCGCGCCGCTGTTGGAGCCGCTGACCGGTCAGGACGTCGACGTGCCGCTGCACGTCGCGTGCGTGATCCCGCCGTTCTCGCGCGGGTCCGGCGGGCACACGACGATCTTCAACCTCATGTCGCGGCTGGAGCGCATGGGCCACACCGTCACCTACTGGATCGACGATCCGGTCGGGCTGATGGACGCCTCGCGCGGCGCGCGCGTCCGGCGCGACATCCAGGACTGGTTCGCGCCGATCGAGGGCCCGGTCTTCAAGGGCTTCGGCGAGTGGTACGGCGCCGACGTCGCGCTGGCCACCGGCTGGCAGACGGCGCACCCGGTCGCGCTGCTTCAGGACGTCCGGGCGCGGGCGTACCTCATCAACGACCACGAGCCCGAGTTCTACGCGACGTCGGTCGAGGAGAAGTGGGCGCAGGAGACCTACACGATGGGGATGCACCACATCTGCGCCTCGCCGTGGCTGGCCGACATCATGCGCGACACCTACGGCGGGACCGCGTCGCTGTTCGACCTCAGCGTCGACACCGACGTCTACCACCCGACCGGCTTCGCCCGGCAGCCCGACACGATCGTGCTCTACGGGCGCGCGTCGACCGCGCGGCGCGCTGTGCCGCTGGCGATCATGGCGATCGCCGAGCTCAAGCGGCGGCGGCCGGACGTGCGCGTGCTGTCGTTCGGCGACACGCGCGAGATCGACATGCCGTTCGAGTACGAGCACCTCGGCGTGCTCTCGCCCGCCCAGCTCGCGCAGCTCTACAACGAGGGCACGGTCGGCGTCGTGCTGTCGCTGACCAACTACTCGCTGATCCCGCAGGAGATGCTGGCATGCGGGATGCCGTGCGTCGACCTCGCGGGCGTGAGCGCCGAGAGCGTGTTCGGCGCCGACGGCCCGGTCGCGCTCGCCCCGCTGGACGCGATCAAGATGGCCGACGTGGTCGAGCACCTGCTGCACGACGAGGACGAGTGGAAGCGGCGCTCGGCCGCCGGGCTCGCGTTCGTCGAGGGGCGCACCTGGGACCACGCGGCGCGCCAGACCGAGGCGGGCCTGCGCGAGGCGCTGCGCCTGCGCAGGGCATGA
- a CDS encoding DUF2142 domain-containing protein produces MLSKLSAAWREPDAAAAGVPARPRLLPVTRLARIALVLILAFTFARGALWATTTPNFWGPDEDYHMMYVDTVGHDHRLITPSKPLYSNEYSRTLDYTGFNFYGGHPRTAFGGDPKFNLHRLAALPESQREKVATGRGIGVIHAPLYYLAGGAVDFALGPKAMPTRLFWVRMVSGVFGVLAVYATWLLASLFFAAEAAALAAALIVALQPMLSYLSGLVNNDTAVVSTSVLVLAFAVFITKSRPRVQQGMWLGGALALALATKSTALAMIPVAGLAYLLQGATHGQWRVVARSLAWAVVIPLVLIGWWYIRSKILWGTFTGEVHGFHGLGQLPPAPGGPPPPATQPDPATLHAYLGSTKRWLATAYRTFWFHYMEYEAPRGTYRYFAPAVACGIGMLAYLYYFFAKLRTWRLPDKPLLRMTVVAVAPLITFIGPLCLLDVRRQIAGGGFLQAAGRFGLPAYPGLVVAAMVGLFWLVRRQHHRVLVAALIFGAGWECWTGYRYHYLLRYFGTFNLNLGFHRMAYDRPEFLTATFIWGIFITTILLVLASCVALWKLGRREDPDRPIAAAESGTADGEPDPTRRPWWRVRLPRRATPVPGA; encoded by the coding sequence GTGTTGTCCAAGCTCTCTGCGGCGTGGCGGGAACCCGACGCCGCCGCGGCCGGAGTCCCGGCCCGTCCACGCCTCCTCCCGGTCACCCGGCTCGCCCGGATCGCGCTCGTGCTGATCCTGGCGTTCACGTTCGCGCGCGGCGCGCTGTGGGCGACCACGACCCCGAACTTCTGGGGGCCGGACGAGGACTACCACATGATGTACGTGGACACCGTCGGCCACGACCACCGGCTGATCACGCCGTCCAAGCCGCTGTACTCCAACGAGTACAGCCGGACGCTGGACTACACCGGCTTCAACTTCTACGGCGGCCACCCGCGCACCGCCTTCGGCGGCGACCCGAAGTTCAACCTGCACCGGCTCGCGGCGCTGCCCGAGTCCCAGCGCGAGAAGGTCGCGACGGGCCGCGGCATCGGCGTGATCCACGCGCCGCTGTACTACCTGGCGGGCGGCGCGGTCGACTTCGCGCTCGGCCCCAAGGCGATGCCGACGCGCCTGTTCTGGGTGCGGATGGTCAGCGGCGTCTTCGGCGTCCTGGCCGTCTACGCCACGTGGCTGCTGGCCTCGCTGTTCTTCGCCGCCGAGGCCGCGGCGCTGGCCGCCGCGCTGATCGTCGCGCTGCAGCCGATGCTCAGCTACCTCTCGGGGCTGGTCAACAACGACACCGCGGTGGTGTCGACGAGCGTGCTCGTGCTCGCGTTCGCGGTCTTCATCACCAAGTCGAGACCCCGGGTCCAGCAGGGCATGTGGCTGGGCGGCGCGCTGGCGCTCGCGCTGGCGACGAAGTCGACCGCCTTGGCGATGATCCCGGTCGCCGGGCTCGCCTACCTGCTCCAGGGCGCGACGCACGGGCAGTGGCGCGTGGTCGCGCGCTCGCTGGCGTGGGCGGTCGTGATCCCGCTCGTGCTGATCGGGTGGTGGTACATCCGCTCGAAGATCCTGTGGGGGACGTTCACCGGCGAGGTCCACGGCTTCCACGGCCTCGGCCAGCTGCCGCCCGCGCCGGGCGGCCCGCCGCCGCCCGCGACCCAGCCGGATCCGGCGACGCTGCACGCCTACCTCGGCTCGACCAAGAGGTGGCTGGCGACGGCCTACCGCACGTTCTGGTTCCACTACATGGAGTACGAGGCGCCGCGCGGGACCTACCGCTACTTCGCGCCGGCGGTCGCCTGTGGCATCGGGATGCTGGCGTACCTCTACTACTTCTTCGCCAAGCTGCGGACGTGGCGCCTGCCCGACAAGCCGCTGCTGCGGATGACGGTCGTCGCGGTCGCGCCGCTGATCACGTTCATCGGGCCGCTGTGCCTGCTGGACGTGAGGCGCCAGATCGCCGGCGGCGGCTTCCTGCAGGCGGCCGGCCGCTTCGGCCTGCCGGCCTACCCGGGCCTGGTCGTCGCCGCGATGGTCGGCCTGTTCTGGCTCGTGCGCCGGCAGCACCACCGCGTGCTCGTCGCGGCCCTGATCTTCGGGGCGGGCTGGGAGTGCTGGACGGGCTACCGCTACCACTACCTCCTGCGCTACTTCGGGACGTTCAACCTCAACTTGGGCTTCCACCGGATGGCCTACGACCGGCCGGAGTTCCTCACGGCCACGTTCATCTGGGGCATCTTCATCACGACGATCCTGCTCGTCCTGGCGAGCTGCGTGGCGCTGTGGAAGCTCGGCCGCCGCGAGGACCCGGACCGCCCGATCGCGGCCGCCGAGTCCGGCACCGCCGACGGCGAGCCGGACCCCACGCGCCGGCCCTGGTGGCGCGTGCGCCTGCCGCGCCGCGCGACGCCGGTCCCGGGCGCCTAG